Proteins co-encoded in one Bacteroidetes bacterium SB0662_bin_6 genomic window:
- a CDS encoding c-type cytochrome: protein MRRFLLAAAGLVIAPSLAAQPNLTNIPDPDPAAQMAALHVAEGFEINLFASDPMIDPPIQMAWDERGRLFVATSASYPQPVPGQAANDKIFILEDTDGDGQADRSILFADSLLTPTGVLPGDGGVYVANSTEILHLRDTDGDGRADRRRVVLSGFGADDTHHIIHRFLWGPDGLFYLNQSVYIYSHIETPWGVRRLRQGGIWQFEPSTLKLNVLARGMWNSWGYDFDRWGQSFATDGAGGEGVYFIFPHAAYRPAYGAERTLTGLNPQQPKLSGLAFLSGRHFPDSLSGQLITSDFRANRVKRFALTEDGSGFLSEEQEDLIWTDHVAFRPVDVNVGPDGALYLADWYNPIIQHGEVDFRDPRRDHKHGRIWRITAKERPPLEVPALYNASVEDLLAALRAPEDWTRRQAKRLLRERGAEVVKPALDAHVRRIERNAPGAAHELVEILWTYQAIGDMDPDLLRETLELKDHRARAAAVRVLGHFQDQIPDTDALLATLIEDEHPRVRREAVHVLGERGMVGGAEAGARAAPVALRVLDRPMDDFLDYALWHAIRRLEPHWMPRFQEDSTFLSADLRHIAFALQAAEAPEAAARLAEHYANGDIPEDMTASALEALAERGATGEMETILELAVREEIRGENGAVEHLDALLTASEDENRRPADVTDRLRILLAHEDQEIRTRAARLAGAWGETTLISSLQDLVEEEDEAVQEAGLEGLAALRDSTSIAWLVALVEDPDRPQALRLEAARLLPAADIDKAASVAVSFLNAATDDTDPWPLFNAFLMQEGGRDALTEALNEDTGGTTIPAAFAQEGLDRIRGRNNSYAPLREAFRASGAVSTAPRVDPDLGGWALQRLHYDVKGKGDPARGEALYGRLQCASCHVIGGAGGLAGPDLSDIGVTAPIDYLTESLLRPEDAVKDGYTLVRIVYTDGGIMIGNLVGETDAEVLVRDAAGSVERIPKSRIRTQEIIPGSLMPAGLTASLDYDEFVDLVAFLSALGEEGPYRAPASPEDEQTVRRWRVLQPSDEAAEGMRQTDASFAVTAQGVAWMPMHSTVAGNLPLAELPEVGGYSVAYFEVDVETSGPLALAVHLPNDRPEGLSAWVDEQAAFLSEGRIEFVGESGRRRITLAMDRAQHAEGALHVKLLTGSGSAEASLVKEW from the coding sequence ATGCGACGATTTCTTCTGGCCGCGGCCGGCCTTGTGATCGCTCCCTCGCTGGCTGCACAGCCCAACCTGACCAATATCCCGGATCCCGATCCTGCCGCCCAGATGGCTGCGCTGCACGTAGCGGAGGGATTCGAAATCAATCTCTTCGCCTCCGATCCCATGATCGACCCGCCTATCCAGATGGCGTGGGACGAACGGGGGAGATTGTTCGTGGCGACCAGCGCATCCTACCCGCAGCCCGTCCCGGGGCAAGCGGCCAACGACAAGATATTCATCCTGGAAGACACGGACGGCGACGGGCAGGCGGACCGCTCCATCCTGTTCGCCGACAGCCTGCTCACTCCCACGGGCGTGCTTCCCGGCGACGGCGGCGTATATGTGGCCAATTCCACGGAAATCCTGCACCTGCGCGACACGGACGGCGACGGACGGGCCGACCGCCGGCGCGTGGTGCTTTCGGGATTCGGCGCGGACGACACCCACCATATCATCCACCGCTTTTTGTGGGGGCCCGACGGGCTGTTTTATCTGAATCAGTCTGTCTATATATACAGCCACATCGAAACGCCCTGGGGCGTGCGCCGCCTCAGGCAGGGCGGCATCTGGCAATTCGAACCCTCCACCCTGAAACTGAATGTACTGGCGCGCGGCATGTGGAACTCGTGGGGATACGATTTCGACCGGTGGGGACAATCGTTCGCGACCGACGGCGCCGGCGGCGAGGGGGTGTATTTCATCTTTCCCCACGCGGCTTATCGGCCCGCCTACGGGGCCGAGCGCACACTCACAGGCCTGAATCCCCAGCAGCCCAAATTGTCGGGGCTGGCATTCCTCTCCGGAAGACATTTCCCCGACTCCCTGAGCGGCCAACTCATCACCAGCGACTTCCGTGCCAACCGGGTCAAACGCTTTGCGCTGACGGAGGACGGCAGCGGCTTTCTCTCCGAAGAGCAGGAGGACCTGATCTGGACGGATCACGTGGCGTTCCGGCCTGTGGACGTCAATGTGGGACCGGACGGGGCCCTGTATCTCGCCGACTGGTACAACCCGATCATCCAGCACGGCGAGGTGGATTTCCGGGATCCGCGGCGCGATCACAAGCATGGACGAATCTGGCGCATCACCGCCAAGGAGCGGCCGCCGCTGGAAGTGCCGGCCCTGTACAATGCATCGGTAGAAGACCTGCTGGCGGCGCTCCGCGCGCCGGAAGACTGGACGCGGCGGCAGGCCAAACGCCTCCTTCGCGAACGCGGCGCCGAAGTGGTCAAACCGGCGCTGGACGCGCATGTGCGCCGGATCGAACGCAATGCGCCGGGCGCCGCCCATGAACTGGTGGAAATACTCTGGACATACCAGGCCATCGGGGACATGGATCCGGACCTGCTCCGCGAAACGCTTGAGCTGAAGGATCACCGGGCACGAGCCGCCGCCGTGCGCGTACTGGGGCATTTTCAGGATCAGATCCCCGACACGGATGCATTGCTGGCCACATTGATCGAAGACGAACACCCCCGCGTGCGCAGGGAGGCCGTGCATGTACTGGGCGAACGGGGTATGGTCGGCGGCGCCGAAGCCGGAGCCCGCGCCGCACCCGTAGCGCTGCGGGTCCTTGACCGCCCCATGGACGATTTTCTGGATTACGCCTTGTGGCACGCTATCCGGAGGCTGGAACCGCACTGGATGCCGCGTTTCCAGGAAGACAGCACCTTTCTCAGTGCAGACCTGCGGCACATCGCGTTCGCCTTGCAGGCGGCGGAGGCGCCGGAAGCGGCGGCGCGCCTTGCGGAGCATTATGCGAATGGGGACATCCCCGAAGACATGACCGCAAGCGCGCTGGAAGCCCTTGCGGAGCGTGGAGCAACCGGAGAAATGGAAACGATTCTCGAGCTTGCGGTCCGCGAAGAAATACGCGGAGAAAATGGCGCGGTCGAGCACCTCGACGCGCTGCTGACCGCCTCGGAGGACGAGAATCGCCGTCCCGCCGACGTAACCGACCGGCTACGGATACTGCTCGCACACGAAGACCAGGAAATCCGTACGCGGGCGGCCCGCCTTGCCGGGGCATGGGGCGAAACGACGCTCATATCCTCCCTGCAAGACCTCGTGGAAGAAGAGGACGAAGCCGTGCAGGAAGCGGGACTGGAAGGCCTCGCCGCATTGCGGGACAGTACCAGTATCGCCTGGCTCGTGGCGCTCGTCGAAGATCCGGATCGCCCGCAGGCGTTGCGTCTCGAAGCAGCACGGCTCCTGCCTGCCGCCGATATCGATAAAGCCGCTTCGGTCGCCGTCTCTTTTTTGAATGCGGCGACGGACGATACAGACCCCTGGCCACTCTTCAATGCGTTCCTGATGCAGGAAGGAGGCCGCGACGCCCTGACGGAAGCCTTGAACGAAGATACGGGCGGGACAACGATTCCGGCGGCCTTTGCGCAGGAAGGATTGGACCGCATCCGGGGACGCAACAACAGCTACGCACCGCTCCGGGAGGCTTTTCGGGCCTCGGGGGCTGTCTCCACTGCACCCCGGGTTGATCCGGACCTGGGCGGCTGGGCGTTACAACGCCTCCATTACGATGTGAAAGGAAAAGGCGACCCTGCCCGAGGCGAAGCGCTCTACGGGCGGCTTCAGTGCGCCAGTTGCCATGTTATTGGCGGAGCCGGCGGGCTCGCGGGCCCGGATCTGTCGGATATCGGCGTGACGGCCCCCATCGACTACCTCACCGAATCCCTGCTGAGACCGGAGGATGCCGTCAAGGACGGGTATACCCTCGTGCGCATCGTATATACGGACGGCGGGATCATGATAGGAAACCTTGTCGGCGAAACGGATGCGGAAGTGCTTGTCCGCGACGCCGCGGGCAGCGTGGAGCGCATTCCGAAAAGCCGTATCCGGACGCAGGAAATCATTCCGGGATCGCTCATGCCGGCGGGGCTTACCGCATCGCTCGACTACGACGAATTCGTGGACCTGGTGGCCTTTCTGTCTGCACTGGGCGAAGAGGGACCGTACCGGGCGCCTGCATCGCCGGAAGACGAACAGACGGTCCGGCGCTGGCGCGTGCTGCAACCCTCCGACGAGGCCGCCGAAGGAATGCGGCAAACGGACGCCTCGTTCGCCGTAACCGCGCAAGGCGTGGCGTGGATGCCCATGCACAGTACAGTGGCCGGGAACTTGCCCCTCGCGGAACTACCTGAAGTGGGCGGATACAGTGTGGCTTACTTCGAGGTGGATGTCGAAACGTCCGGCCCGCTTGCATTGGCCGTGCATCTCCCAAACGACAGGCCGGAGGGACTATCGGCCTGGGTAGACGAACAGGCAGCGTTCCTCAGCGAAGGACGGATCGAATTCGTCGGCGAGTCGGGACGGCGCCGCATTACGCTTGCCATGGATCGCGCGCAACATGCGGAAGGCGCTCTGCACGTGAAACTGCTTACGGGCTCCGGAAGCGCAGAGGCATCCTTGGTAAAGGAATGGTAG
- a CDS encoding class I fructose-bisphosphate aldolase translates to MSDVLTARTAEILGEEAAHLLDHECTTIPKEHLHLPGPDFVDRAWLGSDRKPRVLGAMQQLFNTGRLGGTGYLSILPVDQGIEHGAGASFAKNPAYFDPGNIVELAIEGGCNAVASTFGVLGAVARKYAHKIPFILKFNHNELLTYPNTYDQILFAQIEDAYEMGCVGVGATVYFGSADSNRQLQEVSEAFSAAHELGMTTILWCYVRNSAFNQNGVNHESSADLTGQANHLGVTIEADIIKQKQPEQNGGLKAMNMGASSYGKLDERMFTELSSDHPIDLTRYQVANCYMGRCGLINSGGGSGKNDLQQAVRTAVINKRAGGMGLISGRKAFQKPLHEGVEILNAIQDVYLDEDVTIA, encoded by the coding sequence ATGAGTGACGTACTTACCGCCCGCACCGCCGAAATTCTCGGCGAAGAAGCCGCCCATCTGCTCGACCACGAGTGCACCACTATCCCCAAAGAGCATTTGCATCTGCCGGGACCTGACTTCGTGGACCGCGCATGGCTGGGTTCGGACCGCAAGCCGCGCGTGCTCGGCGCCATGCAGCAGCTTTTCAACACGGGGCGGCTCGGCGGCACGGGATACCTGTCGATTCTTCCGGTGGACCAGGGGATCGAGCACGGCGCCGGCGCATCGTTCGCCAAAAACCCGGCCTATTTCGATCCCGGGAACATTGTCGAACTCGCTATCGAGGGCGGATGCAATGCGGTGGCTTCGACGTTCGGCGTCCTGGGAGCCGTGGCGCGCAAATACGCACACAAGATTCCGTTCATCCTCAAATTCAACCACAACGAACTGCTCACCTACCCGAACACGTACGACCAGATTCTCTTCGCACAGATTGAGGATGCGTACGAAATGGGTTGTGTAGGCGTGGGCGCCACGGTGTATTTCGGCTCGGCCGATTCCAACCGGCAGCTTCAGGAAGTCTCGGAGGCCTTCTCTGCAGCGCATGAACTCGGGATGACGACCATTCTGTGGTGTTATGTCCGGAATTCCGCCTTCAACCAGAACGGCGTGAATCATGAATCCAGCGCCGACCTGACGGGACAGGCCAACCACCTCGGCGTAACCATCGAAGCCGATATCATCAAGCAGAAGCAGCCGGAGCAGAACGGGGGGCTGAAAGCGATGAATATGGGTGCATCGAGTTACGGTAAGCTGGATGAGCGCATGTTCACCGAACTCTCGAGCGACCATCCCATCGACCTGACGCGGTACCAGGTGGCGAACTGCTACATGGGGCGGTGCGGCCTGATCAACTCGGGCGGCGGTTCTGGTAAAAACGACTTGCAGCAAGCCGTACGGACCGCGGTCATCAACAAGCGCGCCGGCGGCATGGGGTTGATTTCCGGACGCAAGGCCTTCCAGAAACCATTGCATGAAGGCGTCGAGATTCTGAACGCCATCCAGGATGTATATCTTGACGAGGACGTAACGATCGCATAG
- a CDS encoding SGNH/GDSL hydrolase family protein, whose translation MKPLRTFAAALLIGALPSLVMPGPVRAQDPPRFALQDGDRVVLAGDGLIEHAQHFGYIEAALTVRRPGLTFRNVGWSGDTVSGEARDHYTHPPTGFDHLVEQLTAPQPTLAVLAYGGTLAFENDDALSEAVDGYHTLLDTLATRGIRCVLVSPIPHDEHMSPNPNVAVLNEQLAAVRDAFREIASVRECGWVDLFDAMAEEYEHAAQQGGSLTGNGMRLNEAGYRMLTRRLIKAMEPLHPDLSADLALDIDSGEVTGGTSYGSSEQETGVYAIVPNRLPYSWEARNVVVTGLSRGTYRLTAGGQTPAVGPARAWQEGIAVHYPAETEQLAALRRAIVDKNRLYFRQYRPQNETYLVGFRQYEQGQNAPELTELDPIIHEKENEIGRLRMARPLVFTLTRE comes from the coding sequence ATGAAACCACTGCGTACGTTTGCGGCGGCGCTTCTTATCGGAGCACTGCCTTCCCTGGTGATGCCCGGACCTGTCAGAGCGCAGGATCCGCCCCGCTTCGCCCTGCAAGACGGCGACCGCGTCGTGCTCGCGGGCGACGGCCTCATCGAACATGCCCAGCATTTCGGTTATATCGAGGCCGCGCTCACAGTGCGGCGGCCCGGCCTGACCTTCCGTAACGTCGGCTGGAGCGGCGACACCGTTTCCGGCGAGGCGCGGGACCACTACACCCATCCCCCTACAGGGTTCGACCACCTTGTGGAACAACTGACCGCCCCGCAGCCCACCTTGGCTGTGCTGGCGTACGGCGGCACGCTGGCCTTCGAAAACGACGACGCCCTGTCCGAAGCGGTCGACGGGTATCATACGCTCCTCGATACACTGGCCACCCGGGGCATACGCTGCGTACTCGTCTCTCCCATCCCGCATGACGAGCATATGTCGCCCAACCCGAACGTAGCAGTGCTGAACGAACAGCTTGCCGCCGTACGGGACGCCTTCAGAGAGATCGCTTCCGTACGGGAGTGCGGATGGGTCGATCTCTTCGACGCGATGGCGGAGGAATACGAGCACGCGGCGCAGCAAGGCGGCAGCCTCACCGGGAACGGCATGCGGCTGAACGAAGCCGGGTACCGGATGCTGACCCGCCGCCTCATCAAGGCGATGGAACCGCTGCATCCAGACCTTTCCGCCGATCTTGCGCTGGACATCGACTCCGGGGAAGTGACTGGCGGAACATCCTACGGAAGCAGCGAACAAGAAACCGGTGTCTATGCGATCGTCCCAAACCGCCTGCCTTACTCCTGGGAGGCCCGGAACGTAGTCGTCACGGGGCTGTCAAGGGGAACGTACCGCCTGACGGCGGGAGGACAGACCCCGGCCGTCGGCCCGGCCCGCGCATGGCAGGAAGGCATCGCCGTACACTATCCCGCAGAAACCGAACAACTGGCCGCCCTGCGCCGCGCCATCGTCGACAAGAACCGGTTGTATTTCCGCCAGTACCGCCCGCAGAACGAGACCTACCTCGTGGGATTTCGCCAATACGAACAGGGACAGAACGCTCCGGAACTCACCGAACTGGACCCGATCATTCACGAAAAGGAAAACGAGATCGGCAGGCTGCGCATGGCGCGCCCGCTCGTTTTCACGCTGACCCGCGAGTAA
- a CDS encoding T9SS type A sorting domain-containing protein, whose amino-acid sequence MALACLRRARRRSRTVLRCDRRNRRGSARARLCCERRSVRRYERGGTRATGSPERPGGRVISGLVYAGGDRVRMGRFSQPVYGAGKNGYDASGSAPDQYAPGSGGIKIPLLYAVNTCMRLQLCGQRGFLSALRRNYSKLYFLHRASSVTYTPFTMKRLLLSLFVVLLVPATAFGQWTYDGIVSSAGPEDADGNPLQWSSVHGVAVDPDGKIWVQPFGAKDSVQVPQMDNAWQPTRVIYVFNADGTVSDLSPIKFVSSGDGAIDDTLGGFWTGSAWEGKSGRGISTDMDGNILVSQWKTLYKLDYKTGVALAKNRFEDFCSLAEAAASNDNIFVAAVCPAQPIIMLNPDDLSIVGNAVDAAPGFSRDFAVSPDGHRIFWAGYTNRGVTEYARPDEFSAYDSLGTVIPGVSAESFGFDPAGNLWVGAGSPNDPANTYVDANGDSVATSWSIQTHYAFDIDDLAVDMIPTALDSIKWEDTKPDWKDGRPRGIAFSPDGNTAYICQFNEIPPSVQKFVRKSSIQINTTPDVRVAWTLDPRDHPDIFDHYPDQDDATQGFGARSVLTGMDFDGDGNKEILFTTDETLAPQGPDPGMLDVVLYENAGNDNYEYVWHFTHEPSNSLPPVAYGDIDEDGLYEIYFGVPTINDAADDLLIFEQNADKTFPDEPTVKYGYERDGSADFRPSGFVIGDFDGDGAQELATTSRTGGNRELVIISPNAGIDGFATFTIEFELGNQVLGGGSVYDVDAIDFDNDGAMEIWVNTWDNFSWAIVEATGADAYRLEAEINSADDRNDPGSFNSNKLLFHDADGDGRMELLAPMTNGRLYYLDNVDDVSTITGASFMEVGVYDPTSRARGGDIGDIDGDGNFDVVATSGTSETVMRIEYNGSGSPADSTSYTWTEMVNSADEGGLVERYYPLRISDDLDGDGHNEIVLTNLYASNPGQPIIVVLEATGMEPVGTEDEPFELPDRFVLHQNYPNPFNPSTTIEYEVMEAATVTVRVFDSLGRVVTTLVNGTVQQPGRYRVQWDGRTASGAQPASGVYFYSLETPDFRQVKQMVLIK is encoded by the coding sequence ATGGCGCTGGCCTGTCTCCGGAGGGCGCGCCGGCGAAGCCGAACTGTACTTCGATGTGACCGGAGAAACCGGCGCGGAAGCGCTCGCGCTCGCCTTTGCTGCGAACGGCGATCTGTTCGTCGGTACGAACGCGGCGGAACCCGTGCTACTGGTAGCCCCGAACGGCCAGGCGGACGTGTTATATCCGGGCTTGTTTATGCCGGCGGCGACCGCGTTCGCATGGGGCGCTTCTCCCAACCTGTATATGGTGCAGGGAAGAACGGATACGACGCCTCCGGGTCTGCTCCGGATCAATACGCGCCGGGAAGCGGCGGAATAAAAATTCCCTTGCTATATGCAGTAAATACCTGTATGCGTTTGCAATTATGCGGGCAGAGGGGTTTCTTGTCTGCCTTGCGACGTAATTACAGCAAATTGTACTTTTTACATAGAGCATCCTCAGTCACCTACACACCTTTCACGATGAAACGACTTCTACTATCTCTTTTTGTGGTCCTGCTTGTTCCGGCAACGGCTTTCGGGCAATGGACTTACGACGGCATCGTATCTTCTGCGGGTCCGGAAGACGCCGACGGAAATCCGCTTCAGTGGAGCAGCGTGCATGGTGTCGCTGTGGACCCGGACGGAAAGATCTGGGTACAGCCGTTCGGCGCCAAGGACAGCGTGCAGGTTCCCCAGATGGACAATGCCTGGCAACCGACTCGTGTCATTTACGTGTTCAATGCGGACGGCACGGTGTCCGACTTGTCGCCCATCAAGTTCGTGTCCTCAGGCGATGGGGCCATTGACGATACGCTGGGCGGTTTCTGGACCGGGAGTGCCTGGGAGGGCAAAAGCGGACGCGGCATTTCCACGGATATGGATGGGAATATTCTTGTATCCCAGTGGAAAACACTGTACAAGCTGGACTACAAAACGGGCGTAGCGCTTGCCAAAAATCGTTTTGAAGATTTTTGTTCGCTCGCCGAGGCTGCCGCAAGTAACGACAATATCTTCGTGGCTGCTGTATGTCCTGCCCAGCCCATCATCATGCTGAATCCGGACGATTTGTCCATTGTGGGCAATGCGGTAGATGCCGCTCCGGGTTTTTCGCGTGACTTTGCGGTTTCTCCGGACGGGCACCGCATCTTCTGGGCGGGTTATACGAACAGGGGAGTCACCGAATACGCTCGTCCCGACGAGTTTTCGGCGTATGATTCCTTAGGCACAGTGATTCCGGGGGTTTCCGCGGAGTCGTTCGGCTTCGATCCGGCTGGAAATCTGTGGGTGGGGGCCGGTTCGCCAAACGATCCGGCGAACACCTACGTAGATGCGAACGGTGACTCTGTCGCAACGTCCTGGTCGATACAAACCCATTACGCGTTCGATATCGATGATCTTGCCGTGGACATGATTCCCACGGCACTCGACAGCATCAAATGGGAAGACACCAAACCGGATTGGAAGGACGGGCGCCCCAGAGGTATTGCTTTCTCCCCGGACGGGAATACGGCGTATATATGCCAGTTCAACGAAATACCCCCCTCCGTGCAAAAATTCGTGCGCAAGTCGTCCATTCAGATCAATACCACGCCCGACGTACGGGTAGCCTGGACACTGGATCCTCGCGATCACCCGGATATCTTCGATCATTATCCGGATCAGGATGACGCCACGCAGGGTTTCGGCGCCCGCAGCGTGCTGACAGGCATGGATTTCGACGGAGACGGCAACAAGGAAATCCTGTTCACGACCGACGAAACCCTGGCGCCCCAGGGTCCGGATCCGGGCATGCTCGACGTGGTCCTGTATGAAAACGCAGGCAACGACAACTACGAGTACGTGTGGCACTTCACGCACGAACCCTCCAATTCGCTGCCCCCCGTTGCGTATGGCGACATTGACGAGGACGGCCTGTATGAGATTTATTTCGGCGTGCCGACCATCAACGACGCGGCGGACGACCTGCTCATCTTCGAACAGAACGCCGACAAGACGTTTCCTGACGAGCCGACCGTGAAATACGGCTACGAGCGGGACGGTTCGGCGGATTTCCGTCCTTCCGGCTTTGTCATCGGCGATTTCGACGGGGACGGGGCGCAGGAACTGGCCACGACGTCCCGAACGGGCGGCAATCGTGAACTGGTCATCATTTCGCCGAACGCGGGCATTGACGGTTTCGCCACCTTCACGATCGAGTTCGAACTCGGCAATCAGGTGCTGGGAGGAGGGAGCGTTTACGATGTAGATGCGATCGACTTCGACAACGACGGCGCCATGGAAATCTGGGTCAACACCTGGGACAATTTCTCGTGGGCCATCGTTGAGGCGACCGGCGCCGATGCGTACCGGCTCGAAGCGGAAATCAACTCGGCGGACGACCGGAACGATCCAGGCTCGTTCAATTCCAACAAGTTGCTGTTCCACGATGCGGACGGCGACGGACGGATGGAACTGCTCGCGCCCATGACGAACGGGCGGCTGTACTATCTGGATAATGTGGACGACGTGTCCACGATCACGGGAGCCAGCTTCATGGAAGTGGGCGTCTATGATCCTACGTCTCGAGCGAGAGGAGGAGATATCGGCGACATTGACGGCGACGGTAATTTCGATGTGGTGGCCACAAGCGGTACATCCGAGACCGTCATGCGCATCGAGTACAACGGTTCCGGAAGCCCCGCCGACTCGACGAGCTACACTTGGACCGAGATGGTCAACTCGGCGGATGAAGGAGGACTTGTCGAACGCTATTATCCGCTTCGCATTTCCGACGATCTCGACGGCGACGGCCACAACGAGATCGTGCTGACGAACCTGTACGCCAGCAATCCGGGCCAACCGATAATCGTCGTGCTGGAGGCTACCGGAATGGAGCCGGTGGGTACGGAAGACGAACCATTCGAACTGCCCGACCGGTTCGTACTGCACCAGAACTACCCGAATCCGTTCAACCCCTCCACCACCATCGAGTATGAGGTCATGGAGGCCGCTACGGTTACCGTGCGCGTCTTCGACAGCCTGGGGCGCGTCGTCACGACGCTGGTGAATGGGACGGTGCAGCAACCCGGAAGGTATCGGGTGCAGTGGGATGGACGCACGGCGTCCGGGGCGCAGCCGGCAAGCGGCGTCTATTTCTACTCGCTGGAGACTCCCGATTTCCGGCAGGTGAAGCAGATGGTGCTTATCAAGTGA